One Gadus morhua chromosome 1, gadMor3.0, whole genome shotgun sequence DNA segment encodes these proteins:
- the LOC115553684 gene encoding transcription factor HES-2 isoform X2 — translation MSPHFSYTSVHHSGFPEKDNLRLRKPRVEKMRRDRINTCIDQLKLLLETELHQQEPNAKLEKADVLEMTVCFLRRQLMHTPGGMDLLSSVGPSRETSVSAAPPPPPSPSSSLHGLRHQEHQGELLLLAQRDFTSSSSSSSIISSSISSTHRPTGSSKSLVWRPW, via the exons atgtcTCCGCACTTCAGCTACACCTCTGTACACCACAGCGGCTTCCCTGAGAAAGACAACCTCCGA TTGAGGAAGCCCAGAGTGGAGAAGATGCGACGGGACCGCATCAACACCTGCATCGATCAGCTCAAGCTCCTCCTGGAGACGGAGCTCCACCAACAGGAGCCCAACGCAAAGCTGGAGAAGGCTGACGTCCTGGAGATGACCGTCTGCTTCCTGAGAAGGCAGCTCATGCACACGCCCGGAGGCATGGACCTGCTCTCCTCTGTGGGACCCAGTAGAGAGACCTCCGTCtctgccgctcctcctcctcctccttctccttcctcgtCTCTCCATGGTCTCCGGCACCAAGAACATCAGGGGGAGCTTCTCCTCCTGGCCCAGAGagacttcacctcctcctcctcctcctcctccatcatctcctccaGCATCTCCTCCACCCACAGACCCACAGGCAGCAGCAAGTCTCTGGTCTGGAGGCCCTGGTAG
- the LOC115541691 gene encoding transcription factor HES-2-like: MDLLLLIAVFVVPLVSSECGNRSRSRDTCRGCYADAPSYKERRHRASVLSTQTSENLPRDNISMAPCFGSNSVHPGRFPGKDNLRQLRKPRVEKMRRDRINTCIDQLKLLLEKELHQQEPNAKLEKADVLEMTVCFLRRQLMHTPGGMDLLSSVGPSRVTSVSAAPPPPPPSPSSSLHGLRHQEHQGELLLLAQRDFTSSSSSIMSSSISSTHRPTGSSKSLVWRPW; the protein is encoded by the exons atgGATCTGCTCCTCTTGATTGCTGTGTTTGTGGTCCCTCTGGTGTCCTCGGAGTGTGGGAACAGGAGCCGGAGCAGAGACACATGCAGAGGTTGTTATGCTGATGCCCCGTCCTATAAAGAGAGGAGGCATCGAGCATCAGTCCTCAGCACTCAGACCTCCGAGAACCTGCCCCGTGACAACATCTCCATGGCTCCCTGCTTCGGCTCCAACTCTGTACACCCCGGCCGCTTCCCTGGGAAAGACAACCTCAGA CAGTTGAGGAAGCCCAGGGTGGAGAAGATGCGACGGGACCGCATCAACACCTGCATCGACCAGCTCAAGCTCCTCCTGGAGAAGGAGCTCCACCAACAGGAGCCCAACGCCAAGCTGGAGAAGGCTGACGTCCTGGAGATGACCGTCTGCTTCCTGAGAAGGCAGCTCATGCACACGCCCGGAGGCATGGACCTGCTCTCCTCTGTGGGACCCAGTAGAGTGACCTCCGTCtctgccgctcctcctcctcctcctccttctccttcctcttctctccatgGTCTCCGGCACCAAGAACATCAGGGGGAGCTTCTCCTCCTGGCCCAGAGAGACttcacctcatcctcctcctccatcatgtcCTCCAGCATCTCCTCCACCCACAGACCCACAGGCAGCAGCAAGTCTCTGGTCTGGAGGCCCTGGTAG
- the LOC115553684 gene encoding transcription factor HES-2 isoform X1: protein MSPHFSYTSVHHSGFPEKDNLRQLRKPRVEKMRRDRINTCIDQLKLLLETELHQQEPNAKLEKADVLEMTVCFLRRQLMHTPGGMDLLSSVGPSRETSVSAAPPPPPSPSSSLHGLRHQEHQGELLLLAQRDFTSSSSSSSIISSSISSTHRPTGSSKSLVWRPW from the exons atgtcTCCGCACTTCAGCTACACCTCTGTACACCACAGCGGCTTCCCTGAGAAAGACAACCTCCGA CAGTTGAGGAAGCCCAGAGTGGAGAAGATGCGACGGGACCGCATCAACACCTGCATCGATCAGCTCAAGCTCCTCCTGGAGACGGAGCTCCACCAACAGGAGCCCAACGCAAAGCTGGAGAAGGCTGACGTCCTGGAGATGACCGTCTGCTTCCTGAGAAGGCAGCTCATGCACACGCCCGGAGGCATGGACCTGCTCTCCTCTGTGGGACCCAGTAGAGAGACCTCCGTCtctgccgctcctcctcctcctccttctccttcctcgtCTCTCCATGGTCTCCGGCACCAAGAACATCAGGGGGAGCTTCTCCTCCTGGCCCAGAGagacttcacctcctcctcctcctcctcctccatcatctcctccaGCATCTCCTCCACCCACAGACCCACAGGCAGCAGCAAGTCTCTGGTCTGGAGGCCCTGGTAG